In a genomic window of Brassica rapa cultivar Chiifu-401-42 chromosome A10, CAAS_Brap_v3.01, whole genome shotgun sequence:
- the LOC103846581 gene encoding 4-substituted benzoates-glutamate ligase GH3.12 has translation MKPISNNDETWDATLKDLTSNVKEIQDNVLEEIITPNLKTEYLQRFNMDRFDKKLFKKNVPVVSYEDIKPDIDRVVNGESSDVISARPITGFLLSSGTSGGAQKMMPWNNKYLDNLTFAYDLRMHVITKHVKGLEEGKGMMFLFTKQETKTPSGLLARVATSSYFKSDYFTNRPSNWYYSYTSPDEVILCSNNTQSLYCHLLCGLLQRDEVVRMGSIFASVMVRAIKFLETYWEELCSNIRSGRLSEWITDLGCRSSVSLVLGGPRPDLADTIETICNQSSWKGIVTRIWPNTKYIETVVTGSMGQYVPTLNYYCSDLPLVSTTYGSSETTFGINVDPLCKPEDVSYAFMPNMSYFEFITMDGEKRDVVDLHDVKIGCTYEPVVTNFAGLYRMRVGDVLLVTGFYNNAPQFRFVRRENVVLSIDSDKTNEEDLFKAVSQAKLVLDSSDLFLEDFTSYADTSTFPGHYVIYVEVKAKGGNNHLELNEEVFSKCCSVMEDSLDNVYKRCRFKDGSVGPLEIRVVDKGTFESLMDFFINQGASTGQYKTPRCIKSGKALELMEDRVVAKFFSS, from the exons ATGAAGCCAATCTCCAACAACGACGAAACATGGGATGCGACGCTGAAGGATTTAACGTCCAACGTGAAggagatacaagacaatgtgtTGGAGGAGATAATCACACCTAACCTAAAAACAGAGTACCTCCAACGTTTTAACATGGATAGGTTCGATAAAAAGCTCTTCAAGAAGAACGTACCGGTCGTGTCCTATGAAGATATTAAGCCTGATATCGACCGTGTCGTTAATGGAGAGTCGTCAGATGTCATATCTGCTCGCCCTATTACGGGTTTCTTGCTAAG TTCGGGAACTTCAGGAGGAGCACAAAAGATGATGCCATGGAACAACAAGTACTTGGACAATTTAACATTTGCATACGATCTTCGTATGCATGTTATAACCAA GCATGTGAAAGGCTTGGAGGAAGGAAAAGGGATGATGTTTCTCTTCACTAAACAAGAAACCAAGACTCCTTCTGGCTTACTCGCTCGAGTCGCAACCAGCAGCTACTTCAAGAGCGACTATTTCACGAACCGACCATCCAACTGGTACTACTCGTACACAAGCCCAGATGAAGTCATCTTATGTTCCAACAACACACAAAGTCTCTACTGCCATTTGCTATGCGGCTTGCTCCAACGCGACGAGGTTGTGAGAATGGGTTCCATCTTCGCTTCAGTCATGGTCCGAGCAATCAAGTTCCTCGAAACTTACTGGGAAGAGTTGTGTTCAAACATCAGATCAGGCCGTCTCAGCGAGTGGATCACGGACCTCGGTTGTCGTAGTTCAGTGTCTTTGGTCCTTGGTGGACCACGTCCTGACTTGGCAGACACGATTGAGACTATCTGCAACCAGAGTTCTTGGAAAGGTATAGTCACAAGAATCTGGCCCAACACTAAGTATATTGAGACCGTTGTTACGGGTTCAATGGGACAGTATGTTCCCACGTTGAACTACTATTGCAGCGACTTGCCTCTCGTGTCAACGACTTACGGCTCTTCGGAGACTACGTTCGGGATCAATGTAGATCCTCTGTGCAAACCTGAAGATGTTTCTTATGCGTTCATGCCTAACATGTCTTACTTTGAGTTCATAACGATGGATGGAGAGAAACGTGATGTTGTCGACCTTCATGATGTGAAAATTGGGTGCACTTATGAACCTGTCGTCACAAACTTCGCCG gATTGTATAGAATGAGAGTGGGAGATGTTCTCTTGGTGACTGGTTTTTACAACAATGCACCTCAGTTTAGGTTTGTAAGAAGAGAGAACGTCGTCTTGAGCATCGATTCAGACAAAACCAACGAGGAAGATCTATTTAAGGCAGTGAGTCAAGCTAAGCTTGTTCTTGATTCGTCAGATCTCTTTCTTGAAGACTTCACCAGCTATGCGGACACCTCAACATTTCCTGGTCATTACGTGATTTATGTGGAAGTAAAGGCCAAAGGGGGGAACAATCATTTGGAACTCAATGAAGAGGTGTTCTCCAAGTGTTGTTCAGTGATGGAGGATTCGCTTGACAATGTTTACAAGAGATGTAGGTTCAAAGATGGATCAGTGGGGCCTTTGGAGATAAGAGTGGTGGATAAAGGGACGTTTGAGTCTCTCATGGACTTTTTTATCAACCAAGGTGCTTCCACTGGTCAGTACAAGACTCCTAGATGCATTAAATCAGGAAAGGCTTTAGAGCTCATGGAGGATCGTGTGGTTGCCAAATTCTTTAGTTCTTGA
- the LOC103846582 gene encoding uncharacterized protein LOC103846582: protein MAGEDFQSRVEKIFGSLAFSRSTSSTTTSTSSAAPLRQTQSGSVWSLSGAEVEKREWKREQLASYDREEMPCASSFDEILRQQRISSTDRKEGEEGGDEEFDGDDDDWSIRASMGLDRTLDDEDEEDEYDKVALGKEDVGKGVSMEDVISRPCGMRIRDPRANHAAAKIRLKEDELEANKSSPSGFIPSKSKEPTPHPEESSKSVPPKPILKRKENSSDSEARTSKRVRFDVSEETSKEPEDNYSVAASLKSALPRSRSGAQVPDYLINPSKYTCYSFDPSSELNEKSQTQEYTDIPKDSEGLETSESESFKKVSFVPQKKTKDVREDGSNCSETKTVDAGRVAEDERPSETEGGDTEIGESESCNRFQSNDRQYRAKQSVDETDV from the exons ATGGCCGGCGAAGATTTTCAGTCTCGCGTCGAGAAGATCTTCGGATCTCTCGCCTTCTCCCGCTCCACGTCTTCTACTACTACCTCCACGTCTTCTGCGGCGCCGCTGCGGCAAACGCAATCGGGCTCGGTGTGGTCTCTCTCCGGCGCAGAAGTGGAGAAGCGGGAGTGGAAGCGAGAGCAGCTCGCTTCGTACGATAGGGAAGAGATGCCTTGTGCGTCATCGTTCGACGAGATTCTGAGACAGCAGAGGATCTCGAGCACTGATCGGAAGGAGGGAGAGGAAGGCGGTGACGAGGAGtttgatggtgatgatgatgattggaGCATCAGAGCATCCATGGGCCTTGACCGTACCCTCGACGATGAG GACGAAGAAGATGAGTATGATAAGGTCGCACTAGGGAAAGAGGATGTTGGTAAAGGCGTGTCTATGGAAGATGTCATTTCCAGACCGTGTGGTATGCGGATTCGTGATCCTCGTGCTAACCATGCTGCTGCAAAAATTAGGCTGAAGGAAGATGAACTCGAGGCCAACAAGTCTAGCCCTTCTGGCTTTATCCCCTCGAAGAGTAAAGAGCCAACACCGCACCCAGAAGAGTCTTCTAAATCTGTGCCACCGAAACCTATACTCAAAAGGAAGGAGAATAGTTCAGATTCTGAAGCGAGGACAAGTAAGCGAGTCAGGTTTGATGTCTCTGAAGAAACATCGAAGGAGCCTGAAGATAATTATTCAGTTGCTGCCTCCTTAAAAAGCGCATTGCCTCGGAGTAGAAGTGGTGCTCAGGTACCGGATTACTTGATAAATCCTTCCAAGTACACCTGTTACAGCTTTGATCCATCTTCGGAATTGAATGAGAAGTCCCAAACACAAGAGTACACGGACATTCCCAAGGATTCCGAAGGATTAGAAACTTCAGAGTCAGAATCCTTCAAGAAAGTCTCCTTTGTTCCgcagaagaagacaaaggacGTCAGAGAAGACGGTAGCAACTGTAGTGAGACGAAGACTGTTGATGCTGGTCGTGTGGCAGAAGACGAGAGACCAAGTGAAACAGAAGGTGGTGATACTGAAATAGGAGAATCAGAGAGCTGCAACCGTTTCCAAAGTAACGATCGTCAGTATCGTGCCAAGCAAAGTGTAGATGAAACTGATGTCTAG
- the LOC103846583 gene encoding ADP-ribosylation factor GTPase-activating protein AGD3, with translation MHFTKLDDSPMFRKQLQSMEESAEILRERSLKFYKGCRKYTEGLGEAYDGDIAFASALETFGGGHNDPISVAFGGPVMTKFTIALREIGTYKEVLRSQVEHILNDRLLQFANMDLHEVKEARKRFDKASLTYDQAREKFLSLRKGTKSDVAAALEQELHTSRSMFEKARFNLVTTLSNVEAKKRFEFLEAVSGTMDAHLRYFKQGYELLHQMEPYINQVLTYAQQSRERSNYEQAALDEKMQEYKRQVDRESRYGSNSANGSPNGDGIQAIGRSSHKMIDAVMQSAARGKVQTIRQGYLSKRSSNLRGDWKRRFFVLDSRGMLYYYRKQCSKPSGSGSQLSGQRNSSELGSGLLSRWLSSNNHGGGVHDEKSVARHTVNLLTSTIKVDADQSDLRFCFRIISPSKNYTLQAESALDQMDWIEKITGVIASLLSSQVPGSPMESGHHRSASESSSYESSEYDHPTTDEFVCERSFMGYNERSSRNFQPQRSIRKGEKPIDVLRKVFGNDKCADCGAPEPDWASLNLGVLVCIECSGVHRNLGVHISKVRSLTLDVKVWEPSVITLFQALGNNFANTVWEELLHSRSAFHVDPGLTGSDKSRVLVTGKPSYADMISVKEKYIQAKYAEKLFVRRSRDCDFPQSVAQQMWDAVSANDKKSVYRLIVNGEADVNSVYDQPSSSSSLTLSRVMLIPERPPTREDVLLKLRNELLDRTSSGFSSSIPPEETGGCSLLHCACEKADIGMVELLLQYGANVNATDSSGQTPLHYCILRGKAVVARLLLTRGADTEAVNGEGKTALDIAAESKFTDAEVLSLLSEAANGYNHRQC, from the exons ATGCATTTCACAAAGCTTGATGACTCTCCCATGTTCCGCAAACAG TTACAAAGCATGGAGGAGAGTGCAGAAATATTGCGGGAAAGAAGTTTAAAGTTTTACAAAGGATGCCGCAAATACAC TGAAGGGTTAGGCGAGGCATATGATGGAGACATTGCTTTCGCAAGTGCTCTTGAAACATTTGGTGGTGGCCATAATGATCCCATTAGTGTGGCTTTTGGAG GACCTGTGATGACGAAATTTACAATTGCGTTGAGGGAAATTGGGACGTATAAGGAAGTTCTCCGGTCACAG GTGGAACATATTCTGAATGACAGATTACTTCAATTTGCCAATATGGACTTGCATGAGGTTAAG GAAGCTCGAAAGCGCTTTGACAAAGCTAGCCTTACCTATGATCAG GCCCGTGAGAAGTTTCTATCGTTGAGGAAAGGTACAAAAAGTGACGTTGCTGCTGCTTTAGAACAG GAACTTCACACTTCGAGGTCTATGTTTGAGAAAGCTCGATTCAACCTT GTGACTACTCTCTCAAATGTTGAAGCCAAGAAAAGATTTGAATTTTTGGAAGCAGTCAGCGGAACGATGGATGCACATCTTCGTTACTTCAAACAG GGTTACGAATTACTGCATCAGATGGAACCATATATCAACCAG gtCTTGACCTATGCACAACAGTCCAGAGAGAGATCAAATTATGAACAAGCAGCACTTGACGAGAAGATGCAGGAGTACAAAAGACAGGTTGATCGAGAGAGCAGGTATGGTTCAAACAGTGCTAATGGATCCCCAAATGGAGATGGCATACAAGCGATTGGTAGAAGCTCACACAAAATGATAGACGCCGTTATGCAATCTGCCGCAAGGGGAAAG GTGCAAACAATACGGCAAGGTTATCTCTCTAAACGCTCTTCAAACTTGAGAGGAGACTGGAAAAGACGGTTCTTTGTTCTTGACAGCCGTGGAATGCTGTATTATTACCGGAAACAATGTAGCAAGCCATCT GGGTCTGGGAGCCAGCTCTCTGGACAGAGAAACAGCTCCGAGCTTGGGTCTGGACTTCTAAGCAGGTGGCTTTCTTCGAATAATCATGGTGGAGGAGTGCATGATGAGAAGTCTGTAGCTCGTCATACAGTGAACTTGCTTACCTCAACAATTAAAGTAGACGCTGATCAGTCAGATCTGAGGTTTTGCTTTAGGATCATTTCACCTTCAAAAAACTACACATTGCAG GCTGAGAGCGCACTCGATCAAATGGATTGGATAGAAAAGATCACTGGGGTGATTGCATCACTGCTTAGTTCTCAGGTCCCTGGTAGCCCCATGGAAAGTGGCCACCACCGGTCTGCTAGTGAAAGTAGCTCATATGAAAGTTCTGAATATGATCATCCCACTACTGATGAGTTTGTATGTGAGAGGAGCTTTATGGGGTACAATGAAAGGTCATCTCGAAATTTCCAGCCGCAACGGTCCATTAGAAAGGGTGAGAAGCCCATTGATGTCCTGAGAAAAGTCTTTGGGAATGACAAGTGTGCGGATTGTGGAGCTCCAGAGCCAGACTGGGCTTCTTTAAACCTAGGTGTTCTTGTTTGTATTGAGTGTTCTGGTGTTCACCGAAACCTTGGTGTGCATATATCAAAG GTTAGGTCACTCACTCTGGATGTGAAAGTATGGGAACCTTCTGTTATAACTTTGTTCCAAGCTCTTGGGAATAATTTTGCAAACACGGTCTGGGAGGAGCTGCTTCATTCAAGGAGCGCCTTCCATGTTGATCCAGGCTTAACAGG GTCTGATAAATCAAGAGTGCTGGTTACAGGAAAACCTAGCTATGCTGATATGATATCTGTCAAGGAGAAGTATATACAGGCAAAG TATGCTGAGAAGCTATTTGTTCGGAGATCAAGAGACTGTGACTTCCCACAATCAGTTGCACAACAAATGTGGGATGCAGTGTCTGCCAATGATAAAAAGTCTGTTTACCGTCTTATTGTCAACGGTGAAGCGGATGTGAACTCTGTGTATGACCAACCATCTTCCAGCTCTTCGTTAACGCTTTCCAGAGTGATGTTAATACCTGAGAGGCCACCAACGCGCGAGGACGTGCTACTCAAGTTAAGAAACGAGTTGCTCGATAGAACTTCCTCAGGTTTCTCTTCAAGTATTCCACCAGAGGAAACTGGAGGCTGCTCTCTGCTTCACTGTGCTTGCGAGAAAGCAGATATTGGGATGGTGGAGCTTTTGCTGCAGTATGGTGCGAATGTGAACGCTACAGATTCGAGTGGTCAAACGCCGTTGCATTATTGTATTCTCAGAGGCAAAGCGGTAGTTGCAAGACTGCTTCTCACGAG GGGAGCTGACACAGAAGCCGTCAATGGAGAAGGAAAAACCGCTCTCGACATTGCTGCAGAGTCGAAATTTACTGATGCAGAAGTCCTGTCTCTCCTTTCAGAAGCTGCGAACGGTTACAATCACAGACAGTGCTGA